One Methanobacteriaceae archaeon genomic region harbors:
- a CDS encoding replication factor C large subunit, which produces MIWTEKYRPQSFDQVIGNAKAKKEIKEWVDGWHKGEPQQCLLLVGPPGTGKTTMAHVIANEFSDSVELNASDKRSYDIIMNTVGEASATRSLYNQGLKLIVLDEVDGIHGNDDRGGTRAIGKIIKDGKHPLILAANDFYSKRLKTIKTKCQVIKMQKVHTNSIAAFLKKICHKEGVKFDDDVIKELAKRSSGDMRSAINDLEVMAQGKDQITMEDIAVVGIKDATSNIFDSVRIVLKSKTLKKVKQAMRLNEDPTLVMEIIAENIPREYEKPHEIQKAYEMISQADLYFGRAISSRNYTYWRYASDLMGLGVALSKDETYRKFARYTGSSSFALLGRTRSKRDMRDKVASKMAEKLHVSNQVAIAQFPFMEIMFTNDEVAYEISTYLGLEDDEIKLFRSKKIPKKIAKKVNAEKLAKKKAEDQVPDISEGGESSLFSSISPPAKAEYSSKKVDIDKIKSEKKVVSKDESKAKKQAKNDSEKDKKSSKSKAKKVNNNEEEEDKNAKEEDKGKQTSLFNF; this is translated from the coding sequence ATGATATGGACGGAAAAATATCGACCTCAAAGTTTTGATCAAGTTATTGGCAATGCCAAGGCCAAAAAAGAGATTAAGGAATGGGTTGATGGCTGGCATAAAGGCGAACCACAGCAATGCTTGCTTCTAGTTGGTCCGCCAGGCACAGGAAAAACCACCATGGCCCATGTAATAGCCAATGAATTTTCAGATTCAGTGGAACTCAATGCCAGTGACAAGCGTTCCTATGATATTATAATGAATACTGTGGGTGAAGCTTCTGCCACCAGGTCTCTTTATAACCAGGGATTAAAACTCATAGTTCTGGATGAAGTTGATGGAATCCATGGAAATGATGATAGGGGTGGAACAAGGGCCATTGGAAAGATTATCAAGGATGGAAAACATCCACTTATTTTAGCGGCTAATGATTTCTATAGTAAGCGTCTTAAAACCATTAAAACCAAGTGCCAGGTTATTAAGATGCAGAAAGTGCATACCAATTCTATAGCTGCTTTCTTAAAAAAGATTTGTCATAAGGAAGGGGTTAAATTTGATGATGATGTCATAAAAGAACTGGCCAAACGTTCCAGTGGTGATATGAGATCGGCTATAAATGATCTGGAAGTTATGGCCCAGGGAAAGGACCAAATTACCATGGAAGATATAGCTGTGGTAGGTATCAAGGACGCTACTTCCAATATTTTTGATTCAGTTAGAATTGTTCTAAAAAGTAAAACATTGAAGAAGGTAAAACAGGCCATGCGCCTGAATGAAGATCCAACATTAGTAATGGAAATTATTGCTGAAAATATTCCAAGGGAATATGAAAAACCCCATGAAATCCAAAAAGCTTATGAAATGATTTCCCAGGCAGATTTATATTTTGGAAGAGCTATATCCAGCCGTAATTATACTTACTGGAGATATGCTTCAGATTTAATGGGTTTAGGGGTGGCTTTATCCAAGGATGAAACTTATCGTAAGTTTGCCAGATACACGGGATCCTCATCATTCGCTCTGCTTGGCAGAACCCGTTCTAAGAGGGATATGCGTGATAAAGTGGCCTCAAAAATGGCAGAAAAACTTCATGTTTCTAATCAAGTGGCCATTGCTCAATTTCCTTTTATGGAGATAATGTTTACCAATGATGAAGTGGCCTATGAGATTTCCACTTATTTGGGACTGGAAGACGATGAGATAAAGCTTTTCCGTAGTAAAAAGATTCCTAAAAAAATTGCTAAAAAAGTAAATGCTGAGAAGTTAGCTAAGAAAAAGGCTGAAGATCAGGTCCCAGATATATCTGAAGGAGGAGAATCTTCTCTCTTTTCAAGTATTTCACCACCAGCTAAAGCGGAATATTCCTCTAAAAAAGTTGATATTGATAAAATAAAGTCTGAAAAGAAGGTAGTTTCTAAAGATGAAAGCAAGGCTAAAAAACAAGCCAAAAATGATTCAGAAAAAGATAAAAAATCTTCTAAATCCAAGGCTAAAAAGGTAAATAATAATGAAGAAGAAGAAGATAAAAATGCCAAAGAAGAGGATAAAGGAAAGCAAACTTCTCTTTTCAATTTTTAA
- a CDS encoding replication factor C small subunit — translation MSGPWVEKYRPGNLDEIVGQEHIVDRLKRYVEEKSMPNLMFTGPAGVGKTTTSLALAKSVLGEYWRQNFLELNASDARGIDTVRTHIKHFCRLKPVGAPFRIIFLDEVDNMTKDAQHALRREMEMYTKTASFILSCNYSSKIIDPIQSRCAIFRFAPVKGHHIIKRLEYIATQENLEYDLQAIETIVYFAEGDVRKAINILQSSASIDEKITEESIYDVVSKARPKDVRKMVTVALNGDFMGARDTLREIMVLQGTSGEDMVNQIYQDVSRMAMDDTIDKEVYIYLIEAIGETDFRIREGANPRIQLEALLTKFLAKSKV, via the coding sequence ATGAGTGGACCATGGGTAGAAAAATATAGGCCAGGCAATCTGGATGAAATTGTAGGTCAAGAACATATTGTTGACAGGCTTAAAAGATATGTAGAAGAAAAAAGCATGCCTAATCTCATGTTTACTGGACCTGCAGGTGTGGGAAAGACAACCACTTCATTGGCACTAGCAAAATCAGTTTTAGGAGAATACTGGAGACAGAATTTTTTAGAACTCAATGCATCTGATGCCAGGGGAATTGACACAGTAAGGACCCATATTAAACATTTCTGTCGATTAAAACCAGTGGGAGCCCCTTTCAGGATAATTTTCCTGGATGAAGTGGACAATATGACTAAAGACGCCCAACACGCTCTTAGGCGAGAAATGGAGATGTACACCAAGACCGCTTCATTTATATTGTCATGTAATTATTCTTCTAAGATAATTGATCCGATACAGTCCCGTTGCGCTATTTTCCGCTTTGCACCGGTGAAAGGCCATCATATAATTAAACGTCTGGAATACATTGCCACCCAGGAAAATTTAGAATATGATCTCCAAGCCATTGAAACCATAGTCTATTTTGCAGAAGGGGATGTGCGTAAGGCTATAAATATTTTACAATCTTCAGCTTCTATAGATGAAAAAATAACTGAAGAAAGTATCTATGATGTGGTATCTAAGGCCCGACCAAAAGACGTTCGTAAAATGGTCACCGTAGCTTTAAATGGAGATTTCATGGGTGCCCGGGATACATTAAGGGAAATCATGGTTTTACAGGGAACTAGTGGCGAAGATATGGTAAATCAGATTTATCAGGACGTTTCTAGAATGGCTATGGACGATACCATTGACAAGGAAGTTTATATATACTTAATTGAAGCCATTGGAGAAACTGATTTTAGAATCAGAGAGGGAGCTAATCCACGTATACAATTGGAAGCTCTTTTGACTAAATTTTTAGCCAAATCAAAGGTTTAA
- a CDS encoding HEAT repeat domain-containing protein, whose protein sequence is MISIEDLEKMRDEKDVSGLIKALDEDNRIREKAAYILGDVKSEESVDSLINCLNDDYWPVRKAATLSLGRIGNKKALDPIIGMLKDSYWHVRETAALALGAIGDKRAVEPIIEALKDGTLNVKCEVVDALGSLGDAKAVIPLTEILGEEDYLLRACTVTSLGKIGDNVAVKALVNSLNDESYFVRVNATNALGTIGDEEALPYLQEALENSNGESHGFEIALEKAIKEIKIKNKS, encoded by the coding sequence ATGATTTCCATAGAAGATCTGGAAAAAATGAGGGACGAAAAAGATGTTAGTGGCCTCATAAAAGCACTGGATGAAGATAATCGAATCAGAGAAAAGGCAGCATATATTCTAGGAGATGTTAAATCCGAAGAATCTGTTGATTCCTTAATCAACTGTTTAAATGATGATTACTGGCCTGTTCGTAAGGCAGCTACTCTTTCACTGGGCCGAATTGGAAATAAAAAGGCACTTGATCCAATTATTGGAATGTTGAAAGATAGTTACTGGCATGTTAGAGAAACAGCGGCCTTGGCTCTGGGCGCAATTGGAGATAAAAGAGCCGTTGAACCTATAATTGAAGCCTTAAAAGACGGTACTTTGAATGTTAAATGTGAAGTGGTAGATGCCTTGGGCAGTTTAGGGGATGCAAAAGCAGTCATACCATTAACTGAAATTTTAGGAGAGGAAGATTATTTATTAAGGGCCTGTACCGTAACTTCTCTGGGTAAAATTGGAGATAATGTGGCCGTGAAAGCACTGGTTAATTCATTAAATGATGAGAGTTATTTTGTCCGAGTAAATGCTACCAATGCCCTGGGAACAATAGGTGACGAAGAAGCACTTCCTTATCTTCAAGAAGCCCTCGAAAATTCAAATGGAGAATCTCATGGATTTGAGATTGCACTTGAAAAGGCCATAAAAGAAATTAAAATAAAAAATAAGTCATAA
- a CDS encoding GNAT family N-acetyltransferase → MTLKIQIEEIEIEEIDNNIYELLLLGDSSKEMLNDYLGRSQLYVAKKSGNVVGIIVIMPTRPKTLEIVNIAVREEFQKKGIGKQLINYVISMAMKVETRIIEIGTGNCGINQIALYQKCGFRIVGVDSDFFIKHHYKEEIYENGIQCKDMIRMQMYL, encoded by the coding sequence ATGACACTTAAAATTCAGATTGAAGAGATTGAGATTGAAGAAATAGATAATAACATTTATGAGTTGTTATTATTAGGAGATTCTTCTAAAGAGATGTTAAATGATTATCTTGGCCGTAGCCAACTATATGTGGCGAAAAAAAGTGGCAATGTGGTAGGGATAATTGTTATAATGCCCACCAGACCAAAGACTTTGGAAATTGTAAACATTGCCGTTAGAGAAGAATTTCAGAAAAAAGGAATTGGTAAACAACTAATAAATTATGTTATATCTATGGCCATGAAAGTGGAAACCCGAATCATCGAAATTGGAACTGGAAATTGTGGAATAAATCAAATAGCTTTATACCAAAAATGTGGTTTTCGGATTGTAGGGGTAGACTCTGATTTTTTTATCAAACACCACTATAAAGAAGAAATATATGAAAATGGTATCCAATGTAAAGATATGATTCGGATGCAGATGTATTTATGA
- a CDS encoding shikimate dehydrogenase, which yields MITGKTNIVGLIGDPVEHSMSPPMHNAAFEYLGLDFAYVPFNVKTTALGEAIKCASALGIKGLNVTIPHKTNVLEFLDVVDNPAELIGAVNTIKFVNGKIIGYNTDGIGAVRALEEVVQVKNKKVVLAGAGGAARAVTFQLILSGIESITIINRTLEKALKLKNEIESKIDSNIFYGNLEILEKEISKADILINTTPIGMYPHTNDKPLANASMMHSDLVVNDLVYNPMETVLLKEAEKAGAKSVSGLKMLLYQGAEAFKIWTGQEPPVDIMEKTLLALL from the coding sequence ATGATAACTGGAAAAACTAATATTGTGGGTTTAATTGGCGATCCTGTAGAACACAGCATGTCCCCACCAATGCATAATGCCGCTTTTGAATATTTGGGACTGGATTTTGCTTATGTTCCCTTCAATGTTAAAACTACTGCGCTAGGTGAAGCTATTAAATGCGCTAGTGCTCTGGGAATCAAAGGCCTCAATGTAACCATTCCTCATAAAACCAATGTCCTGGAATTTTTAGATGTGGTAGATAATCCTGCAGAACTAATTGGAGCAGTCAATACTATTAAATTTGTCAATGGTAAGATTATTGGGTATAATACTGATGGTATTGGTGCTGTAAGGGCATTGGAAGAAGTTGTTCAGGTGAAAAATAAAAAAGTGGTTTTGGCGGGAGCTGGTGGAGCGGCCCGGGCAGTGACTTTCCAATTAATTCTTTCAGGAATTGAAAGCATTACTATAATTAATAGAACTCTTGAAAAAGCTTTAAAATTAAAAAATGAAATTGAATCTAAGATTGATTCAAATATATTCTATGGTAATTTAGAAATTTTAGAAAAAGAAATTTCAAAGGCAGATATATTAATTAACACCACACCCATTGGTATGTATCCACATACTAATGATAAACCTCTGGCCAATGCAAGTATGATGCATTCTGATCTGGTGGTTAATGACCTGGTTTATAATCCTATGGAAACTGTTCTTTTAAAGGAAGCTGAAAAGGCAGGGGCTAAAAGTGTTTCTGGATTAAAGATGTTACTTTATCAAGGCGCAGAGGCATTTAAAATATGGACTGGCCAAGAACCCCCAGTAGATATTATGGAAAAAACATTACTTGCTTTATTATAA
- a CDS encoding RNA ligase partner protein, producing MLAKQRFVLDTTAFTDNVLRDDMGNGDLTKSVDVMLDLLARSRIKLNISCHMPPVTYKEFSDYMARYECPEEVMVKAETWIVKKTPNRYDTQIPSEIFFEYVQDMRERMNKGMKTSETAIWEAAMESMVMTSRGEEKNKIEMEIIGKAIKDFRKKYRAALRKGTLDSAPDLDVLLLAKELGAGVVAADDGIRVWAERLGLRFLNANSFPKMLKEYLKYYE from the coding sequence TTGCTTGCAAAACAGAGATTTGTTCTGGATACAACTGCTTTTACAGATAATGTATTAAGAGATGACATGGGAAATGGTGATTTGACAAAATCAGTTGATGTAATGCTAGATTTACTGGCCAGGTCCAGAATAAAACTCAATATCAGTTGCCACATGCCCCCAGTAACTTATAAAGAGTTTTCAGATTACATGGCCCGCTATGAATGTCCTGAAGAAGTGATGGTAAAGGCCGAAACATGGATTGTTAAAAAAACTCCTAATAGATATGATACTCAGATTCCCTCAGAAATTTTCTTTGAATATGTACAGGACATGAGAGAGAGGATGAATAAAGGAATGAAAACTTCTGAAACAGCAATATGGGAAGCAGCAATGGAATCCATGGTAATGACCTCTCGTGGGGAAGAAAAGAACAAAATAGAAATGGAAATCATTGGAAAAGCCATAAAAGACTTCCGAAAAAAATACCGGGCTGCACTTAGAAAAGGAACTCTGGACAGTGCCCCCGATCTTGATGTACTGCTTCTAGCTAAGGAATTAGGTGCTGGTGTAGTGGCTGCTGATGATGGAATTAGGGTCTGGGCCGAAAGATTGGGACTTAGATTTTTAAATGCTAATTCATTTCCTAAAATGTTAAAAGAATATTTAAAATATTATGAGTAA
- the hisS gene encoding histidine--tRNA ligase: protein MELSKPRGTRDFLFEEMKQRKQVESTLKKVFETYAYQEIKTPLFEDLSLFTKKSGEEIVDQLYNFKDKSERELTLRPEITAPVARVFMNEMQKSPKPIKMYYYGSCFRYERPQKGRYRQFWQFGCEMIGGKTPEADAEVIALASQSLEELGLEGYEIHVGHLGILRGLLKEAQVEGTDQDQIMALIDKGDEYGLQNYLHKIEMDDKTTGILLMIIDMKGGSEVLDKVREQISDKKLVLEALEEFSALLNTLNDFGIDNIGDKENNNVVINLGIARGLDYYSGMVFEVYVPQLGAQKQICGGGTYNIIETFGGEKIESTGFAFGFDRLMNALMFEEKVSTTNGATDVFVAPISDATRSKSFEIAQKLRSAGISTEVDLGRRKFKKILSFANHLKARYVILVGERDLLEGNITLKDMETGNQEFILVENIVEHISKTL, encoded by the coding sequence ATGGAATTATCAAAACCGCGAGGAACAAGAGATTTCCTCTTTGAAGAAATGAAACAACGAAAACAAGTAGAATCTACTTTAAAGAAGGTTTTTGAAACTTATGCTTATCAGGAGATAAAAACTCCTTTATTTGAAGATTTATCACTTTTTACCAAGAAATCTGGAGAGGAAATTGTAGATCAACTTTACAACTTTAAAGACAAAAGTGAAAGGGAACTGACACTTCGCCCTGAAATCACAGCCCCTGTAGCTCGTGTTTTCATGAATGAAATGCAAAAATCTCCAAAACCCATTAAAATGTATTATTATGGAAGCTGTTTTCGATACGAAAGGCCGCAAAAAGGAAGATATCGTCAGTTCTGGCAGTTTGGTTGCGAAATGATTGGAGGGAAAACCCCGGAAGCTGATGCAGAAGTCATTGCCCTGGCATCTCAATCATTAGAAGAACTTGGCCTGGAAGGATATGAAATCCATGTGGGCCATTTAGGAATTTTAAGGGGACTATTAAAAGAGGCCCAGGTAGAAGGAACAGATCAAGATCAAATAATGGCTTTAATTGATAAAGGAGACGAATATGGTCTTCAAAATTATCTCCATAAAATAGAAATGGATGATAAGACCACTGGTATCCTTTTAATGATTATTGATATGAAAGGCGGCTCAGAAGTATTAGATAAAGTCAGAGAACAAATTTCTGATAAAAAACTTGTTTTAGAAGCCCTTGAAGAATTCTCAGCCCTTTTAAATACATTAAATGATTTTGGAATTGATAACATTGGAGATAAAGAAAATAACAATGTAGTAATCAATTTAGGAATTGCCAGAGGTTTAGACTATTACTCCGGAATGGTTTTTGAAGTTTACGTCCCACAATTAGGAGCACAGAAACAAATTTGTGGTGGGGGAACCTACAACATTATTGAAACATTTGGCGGGGAAAAAATAGAGTCAACTGGGTTTGCCTTTGGATTTGATCGTTTAATGAATGCTCTTATGTTTGAGGAAAAAGTTTCTACCACTAATGGAGCTACAGATGTATTTGTAGCACCAATATCTGATGCAACTAGATCAAAATCATTTGAAATTGCACAAAAACTCAGAAGTGCAGGTATTTCCACTGAAGTTGATTTGGGCCGACGAAAATTCAAAAAAATTCTTTCCTTTGCCAACCACTTAAAAGCCAGATATGTAATATTGGTGGGAGAAAGGGATCTTTTAGAAGGAAATATAACTCTTAAAGACATGGAAACCGGAAATCAAGAGTTTATCCTAGTAGAAAATATAGTTGAACACATTTCAAAAACACTCTAA
- the hisI gene encoding phosphoribosyl-AMP cyclohydrolase: MPLNFKHNINGQNLIIAISQDFKTSEVLMVAYMNKEALKKTLETKKAHYWSTSRNKLWLKGESSGHIQFVEEVRVDCDEDAILLKVKQEGGACHTGYYSCFYRKIDLDDLDKLNDTEKFEKIGKKIFEPKEIYGER, from the coding sequence ATTCCATTAAATTTTAAACACAATATTAATGGTCAAAATTTGATCATTGCCATATCTCAAGATTTTAAAACTTCAGAAGTTCTTATGGTTGCTTATATGAATAAAGAAGCGTTAAAGAAAACTTTAGAGACTAAAAAAGCCCATTATTGGAGCACATCGCGTAATAAGCTCTGGTTAAAAGGCGAAAGTTCAGGCCATATCCAGTTTGTAGAAGAAGTTAGGGTTGATTGCGACGAGGATGCCATCCTTTTAAAAGTCAAACAAGAAGGTGGAGCCTGTCACACAGGTTACTATTCATGTTTTTACAGAAAAATTGATTTAGATGATTTGGATAAATTAAATGATACAGAAAAGTTTGAAAAAATTGGGAAGAAAATTTTTGAGCCAAAAGAAATTTATGGGGAGAGGTAA
- a CDS encoding PINc/VapC family ATPase, which translates to MRIVPDTSVIVDGRITNIVQEEEFRGSEVIVPEAVVSELEYQANRGRETGFNGLEELKNLQELSKKATISLTFVGRRPTLEEISLSRGGEIDAMIRGTAREHDAVLVTSDRVQSEVGKAQGLDVVYIKQEIMAYEELEISKYFDKNTMSIHLKEGVVPMAKKGTPGNINLVNLGSKPLRHSEIHAMAREIVERAKSDFKSFIEIEMQGATVVQFREYRISIARPPFSDGFEITAVRPITRVSLADYKLPDKLIARLRDTAKGVLISGAPGAGKSTFAQAVADFYSKDLRSIVKTMESPRDLQVGNEITQYAPIEKDMQKTADILLLVRPDYTIYDELRKSKDFRIFADMRLAGVGMIGVVHATRAIDAIQRIIGRVELGVIPSVVDTTIFIDEGKVKAIYDVKMTVKVPTGMTEADLARPLIEIRDFGTGELVNEIYTYGEQTIVMDVGAAAAPVSQDRSPVQKIAEREIEREFKRRVPGSKFRVEVKSDKRATVWVEEKHIPKIIGKKGRNIDELEKRIGIGIGIEPLKSQKVESQEVMEDQIEIPVELSGNYVVLNFGKDAIGTSFEIIVEEEYLFTATVGKKGSIKIKKDIELADIIIKALKRNIPVSARIRLDQ; encoded by the coding sequence ATGAGAATTGTACCAGATACCAGCGTTATCGTTGACGGCCGAATCACCAATATCGTGCAGGAAGAAGAATTTAGAGGCAGTGAAGTTATTGTACCAGAAGCAGTTGTATCTGAGTTGGAATACCAGGCGAATAGAGGTAGAGAAACTGGTTTTAATGGCTTGGAAGAGTTAAAAAATCTTCAGGAACTCAGTAAAAAAGCCACCATATCTCTAACTTTTGTGGGAAGAAGGCCAACCCTAGAAGAAATTTCCCTTTCTAGAGGCGGAGAAATCGACGCCATGATTAGAGGCACTGCTAGGGAACACGATGCAGTTCTAGTTACCAGTGACCGGGTACAATCAGAAGTAGGTAAAGCACAGGGCCTGGACGTTGTCTACATCAAGCAAGAGATAATGGCCTATGAAGAATTAGAAATAAGCAAATATTTCGATAAAAACACCATGTCCATTCACCTTAAAGAAGGTGTGGTACCTATGGCCAAAAAGGGTACTCCAGGAAATATAAATTTAGTTAATCTTGGTTCTAAGCCTTTAAGGCACTCTGAGATTCATGCTATGGCTCGTGAAATTGTAGAAAGAGCTAAAAGTGATTTTAAAAGTTTCATTGAAATTGAAATGCAAGGTGCTACCGTAGTCCAATTTAGGGAATACCGGATTTCCATTGCGAGGCCTCCATTTTCAGACGGTTTTGAGATAACTGCAGTTAGGCCCATAACCCGAGTTTCACTGGCAGATTATAAGCTTCCAGATAAATTAATAGCACGTTTAAGAGATACTGCAAAGGGAGTATTAATTTCAGGTGCTCCTGGTGCTGGTAAAAGTACTTTTGCTCAGGCAGTAGCAGATTTTTACAGCAAAGACTTGCGATCCATTGTAAAAACCATGGAATCCCCCCGGGATTTGCAGGTTGGAAATGAAATAACCCAATACGCTCCTATTGAAAAGGACATGCAAAAAACAGCAGATATTCTGTTATTAGTAAGGCCAGATTATACTATATACGATGAATTGCGTAAATCCAAGGATTTCCGTATATTTGCCGACATGAGATTGGCGGGTGTGGGAATGATTGGAGTAGTACACGCTACTAGAGCAATTGATGCCATACAAAGAATTATCGGGCGAGTTGAACTGGGAGTTATACCTTCCGTAGTGGACACTACAATTTTCATTGACGAAGGAAAAGTAAAGGCCATTTATGACGTAAAAATGACAGTAAAAGTTCCTACCGGAATGACTGAAGCTGATTTGGCCCGACCTTTAATAGAAATAAGGGACTTTGGAACCGGAGAACTGGTAAATGAGATTTACACCTATGGTGAACAGACCATAGTTATGGATGTGGGAGCAGCCGCAGCACCTGTTTCACAAGATAGAAGTCCGGTACAAAAAATTGCTGAGAGAGAAATTGAAAGGGAATTTAAAAGGAGAGTTCCAGGATCTAAATTCCGAGTTGAAGTCAAATCCGATAAAAGGGCCACGGTATGGGTGGAAGAAAAACATATTCCTAAAATTATTGGTAAAAAAGGAAGAAACATTGACGAATTAGAAAAAAGAATAGGAATAGGAATTGGAATAGAACCCTTAAAATCTCAAAAAGTAGAATCTCAAGAAGTTATGGAAGACCAAATTGAAATACCTGTGGAACTATCTGGAAACTATGTAGTGCTTAACTTTGGAAAAGATGCCATAGGAACCTCTTTTGAGATCATTGTAGAAGAAGAATATTTATTCACAGCAACTGTCGGTAAAAAAGGATCAATAAAAATTAAAAAAGATATTGAATTGGCAGATATTATAATTAAAGCCCTTAAAAGAAATATTCCGGTCAGTGCCCGTATAAGACTTGATCAATGA
- a CDS encoding sugar phosphate isomerase/epimerase family protein: MKIGVSTLALYPNPLEDILPFLEDLKVDYCEIINEYPLNEVQSEIFESYTIKTTLHSPISDMNLASPNESIRKASIEQVKKSINLAHKLNANIVVVHPGQVPFLARIFQEKIIENNFNSLRECADYADEIGIKMCVENMPDMEGYLFKDINQLNDLVEELGVFMTLDVGHAHNTGFSAEEMVKSDRLRHIHLSDNDGSFDNHEALGKGTIDFDNLVENLNKINYNGVLTIEVKNREEVLESLRFLKNKI; the protein is encoded by the coding sequence ATGAAAATTGGAGTTTCCACACTTGCACTTTATCCAAATCCATTGGAGGATATTTTACCATTTTTAGAAGATTTAAAGGTAGATTACTGTGAAATAATCAATGAATATCCTTTAAATGAAGTTCAAAGTGAAATATTTGAATCCTACACTATAAAAACAACATTACATAGCCCCATATCAGATATGAATCTGGCATCTCCCAATGAATCCATTAGAAAGGCATCTATAGAACAGGTTAAAAAATCTATTAATTTGGCCCATAAATTAAATGCAAATATTGTAGTGGTGCATCCCGGTCAAGTTCCATTTCTGGCCAGAATATTCCAAGAAAAAATTATAGAGAACAATTTCAACTCATTGCGTGAATGTGCTGATTATGCTGATGAAATAGGAATAAAAATGTGTGTGGAAAACATGCCTGACATGGAAGGTTACTTATTTAAAGATATAAACCAACTTAATGATCTTGTTGAAGAATTAGGAGTATTCATGACATTAGATGTTGGTCACGCCCATAATACTGGATTTTCAGCTGAAGAAATGGTTAAATCTGACCGTTTAAGGCATATACACTTGTCAGATAATGATGGATCTTTTGATAATCACGAAGCACTGGGTAAGGGAACTATTGACTTTGATAATCTAGTTGAAAATCTTAATAAAATAAATTATAATGGTGTTTTAACTATAGAAGTTAAAAATAGAGAAGAAGTTTTAGAAAGTCTAAGGTTCTTGAAAAATAAAATCTAA
- the npdG gene encoding NADPH-dependent F420 reductase has translation MKVAIIGGTGDQGFGLALRFAKSGEKVLLGSRDIKKAENSVNVIHNMLKGEELDCIQGMTNQDAAAQGDIVILTVPLQAQKITLNSIKDYLEGKILVDATVPLETCVGGKSTRYIDLWEGSAAERTAEILKDKNTIVVSAFNNVSSASLTNIKEDVKCDCLISGDDSESKTIVMELAEKIPGVKSIDCGPLENARIVEKITPLLINLNIRNKTRLAGIRITGL, from the coding sequence ATGAAAGTGGCTATAATAGGTGGAACCGGGGATCAAGGATTTGGACTGGCATTGAGATTTGCAAAATCAGGAGAAAAGGTTCTTTTAGGATCCCGAGATATTAAAAAAGCTGAAAATAGTGTTAACGTCATTCATAATATGCTTAAGGGTGAAGAACTTGATTGTATCCAGGGGATGACCAATCAGGACGCTGCTGCTCAGGGAGATATAGTAATATTAACCGTTCCCCTACAAGCTCAGAAAATTACACTTAATAGTATAAAAGATTATTTAGAAGGAAAAATCCTGGTTGATGCAACCGTGCCACTAGAAACATGCGTGGGTGGTAAGAGCACCAGATACATAGATTTATGGGAAGGATCTGCGGCAGAGAGAACTGCCGAAATTTTAAAGGATAAAAACACCATTGTAGTTTCAGCATTTAACAATGTGAGTTCTGCCAGTTTAACCAATATTAAAGAAGATGTAAAATGCGATTGTCTAATATCTGGAGACGATTCTGAATCTAAAACCATTGTAATGGAGTTAGCTGAAAAAATACCTGGTGTTAAATCTATTGATTGCGGGCCTCTGGAAAATGCCCGTATTGTAGAAAAAATTACTCCTCTTTTAATAAATTTAAATATTAGAAACAAAACCAGATTAGCCGGTATTAGAATTACAGGTCTTTAA